Within Triticum urartu cultivar G1812 unplaced genomic scaffold, Tu2.1 TuUngrouped_contig_4441, whole genome shotgun sequence, the genomic segment AGGTAAGTCTGGGGGTAGTTGAATATTCTGAAAGCCAATAGCTCGTCTTCTTCAGGCTCTGTTCTGCTCCTCACTTTTAGCTGGAATTCGATCGTAATTGGGTCAATTATCACGACCGCACGACATGGGCCTGTCAAGAGCAGATGCGGATCCTGCAATGCAAAGTGAGAATGAAAGTAGAACAAATTAGCAAAACAGACAGATCTACTTAGATACATGGTGCTTACCTCTTGGGTGAGGATTTGGCAGTTATCCCTTGTGCGGTTGAAGAGAAAGTTGCGATTGTGATCTGCAGAATCCCTGGCCGCGACCAGGCCATGGACGTGCAGCGGCCACTGGAGGCCGTCTTCTAGGCCGTACACTCGGATGTAGTAGATGTTCATGGTACACTCAGGTCTGGCGTGTCGCGGGATGGGTCCGGATGTAAAGCGCATGGGACCAAGACGTGCTGCATTACATGAAGCTAGTTCAGTCAAGTGTGACGCACAGATACTTAATTAGATAGCGATGCTAGAGTTTGTAGTTGTTGTTGTCAGTAAACAGCAGGAGCTTCGTGTTCATTTCCAAATTAGAAGAACATTGCTTGAACACCGTTAATAACATGGCCTTTGGACTAATAAACAAACCCAGATCCATGAGTTGGATTTGTGGCTGGCAAAGTAAATCTAGTTCCCAGCCAGATCCCCATTTGCCCCATCTACCTAGTTTCTTGTGATAATCGATTAATGCATACTACATAGAACAACCACGATAATGCCAAACTGCATCGCTTCACCGTTCTGGCAACAATTAAAAAAAAAAGAACAACAAGAATGCGAAACAGGGGATAAGTTTACTGTGGTCGTCGAAGGAGCCGAATTCGCCGGCGTAGCGGCTGTCCCACAGCAGGCGGTAGCATGGGATCTCATCTTCCTCCCTGGCCTCCGTATCCGGTGGCTCCTCCTCCAACCCCTCGCCGGACGGCGACGGTGGAGGACCCCTGGAAAGCTTCTCCCTCCTCGCTTCCTTGGTCTTCTCCCCTCTTTTTCTGGCCGGAGCCCCGTCGCTATCGCCGCCGGAGATATCCATCCCCGCCAGCCCGCTGCTCACCATCTCTTCCATCGCCGGCTTAGGGTTTGGATCCAGTTTGTTTTGGACATCGATTTGCTTGGGTGCCGAAGAGAAAGGAGTCGCTGGCTATTTATTATCAGTTGAGGGGGTTCAACTGCACAATAAAAAGGTCTCGGCCACTTGCTTACTCAGAAAAAAAAAGGTCTCGGCCACGTGGCAACTAATCAACGCTCCagatttttcatttttttttcatttcacgCTCTAGCGAACAGCGAAAGTGTCTTTATGCAACCCGAGCTCAAATGAGCTTGGATGAACagtaaaataaaaaaaaaatcaaaaataattaaaaaatcaatttttttaaagaaacattgacaaaagttCTAAGTGTTTGCAAAAAACCGTCATGAAAGCACGTTCCGGTAAGGCGTGGCAAAAAA encodes:
- the LOC125527829 gene encoding uncharacterized protein LOC125527829, with protein sequence MEEMVSSGLAGMDISGGDSDGAPARKRGEKTKEARREKLSRGPPPSPSGEGLEEEPPDTEAREEDEIPCYRLLWDSRYAGEFGSFDDHTRLGPMRFTSGPIPRHARPECTMNIYYIRVYGLEDGLQWPLHVHGLVAARDSADHNRNFLFNRTRDNCQILTQEDPHLLLTGPCRAVVIIDPITIEFQLKVRSRTEPEEDELLAFRIFNYPQTYLSKHVIQSSILCKRCMIEFAYAPLVPSVEATVSIEVIDGVWPEHIRGRVIACITTVSEGEMLLLDSRDGMMPISPSTRIIELSRRVVSVDLKGGKLLVSVAPSQIGEVDNNNDDDFVRGESVFEPKRAGKSHNMCDLGFCKIEVTVTWSLLSNLTDEWRAGLKRTDKRQ